The Aphelocoma coerulescens isolate FSJ_1873_10779 chromosome 14, UR_Acoe_1.0, whole genome shotgun sequence genome has a window encoding:
- the TMEM130 gene encoding transmembrane protein 130: MRQLLCVLLLLCVLLLLLQLGHGRSPAAELYGLQITNNGPITTGAQATVQASLRMENENVTSNLYHFNWIYAPLILIEKSEQQFTSIINVTGEFPGTFPISVWVTHKNCWLCRPVARNITVLQITEFITGNLTIAQIEDSRVTTHGSGSSTDTVTRISFSLHDPSHYFQSASFVYNWDFGDGVYQITKEPFVYCNCSSMGNRTVHLKVVAEWEQIGSIIHEREIMQKTGDFTTALDLLDAVKSINVVGSRETQVMENLNLSLHINGTPPLALCWLIKSECIPLEGDKCHLVEISGSCYNLSHTFRDAGQYCLSVRVESGVTMLQTYHGIKVRPAGIHPAFFVLLCTALVSVMLVIVLYTTFRSNTQQKDLVEVADFDFSPLSHEHRSNHSKSGCGLVCCRSCFLQPSKEAAWESHELLHSLYRPVKTYTL, from the exons ATGCGGCAGCTGCTCtgcgtgctgctgctgctctgcgtgctgctgctgctgctgcagctcggCCACGGTCGCTCCCCGGCCGCAG AGTTGTATGGTCTGCAAATAACCAACAATGGTCCCATCACAACAGGAGCTCAAGCTACTGTTCAGGCCAGTCTAAGAATGGAGAACGAAAATGTCACATCAAACTTGTATCACTTTAACTGGATTTATGCTCCTCTGATTCTGATAGAGAAATCCGAGCAGCAGTTTACTTCCATAATTAATGTGACTGGTGAATTTCCAGGCACTTTCCCCATTTCTGTCTGGGTGACTCACAAAAACTGCTGGTTGTGTCGGCCGGTTGCAAGAAACATCACCGTGCTTCAGATTACAG AATTTATCACAGGGAACCTCACCATTGCCCAGATAGAAGACAGCAGAGTTACCACACATGGTTCTGGATCCTCCACAGACACAGTGACCcggatttctttctctcttcatgACCCAAGTCATTACTTCCAGTCAGCATCATTTGTCTAcaactgggattttggagacGG AGTTTACCAGATTACCAAGGAACCCTTTGTCTACTGCAACTGCTCTTCCATGGGGAATCGCACAGTGCACCTGAAGGTCGTAGCTGAATGGGAGCAAATTGGAAGCATCATACACGAAAGAGAAATTATGCAGAAAACTGGGGACTTTACCACAGCTCTGGATCTCTTGG ATGCTGTTAAAAGTATTAACGTAGTGGGCTCCAGAGAGACTCAGGTAATGGAAAACCTGAATTTATCTCTTCATATCAATGGCAC CCCACCACTGGCATTATGCTGGCTTATAAAATCCGAATGCATTCCACTTGAAGGTGACAAATGCCATCTGGTGGAGATCAGTGGCTCCTGCTACAACCTCAGCCACACCTTCAGGGACGCGGGACAGTATTGCCTCAGCGTTAGGGTGGAGAGCGGCGTGACGATGCTGCAGACGTACCACGGGATCAAAGTGCGGCCAgcag GAATCCACCCAGCTTTCTTTGTCTTGCTCTGCACTGCTCTGGTTTCAGTGATGCTGGTAATCGTGCTGTACACGACTTTTCGAAGTAACACACAACAAAAAGATCTCGTGGAG GTAGCTGACTTTGACTTTTCTCCACTGTCTCATGAGCACCGGTCTAATCATTCCAAGTCAGGCTGTGGCCTAGTGTGTTGCAGATCATGTTTTCTTCAACCATCAAAAGAAGCTGCCTGGGAGAGTCATGAACTTCTACATTCACTTTACAGGCCAGTCAAAACGTACACACTGTGA